The Porites lutea chromosome 4, jaPorLute2.1, whole genome shotgun sequence genome contains a region encoding:
- the LOC140936015 gene encoding uncharacterized protein codes for MESLIGILLDVSGSMSCSIGKGTDEEGGPWARSIFEVIDNLIKYDVSSKNHVFAIGFGASCGEEVFDIIGTLKQIPNQDNAVQAPATPDHINEIFCELDGAGARSVRKWAAVEVVSEALTDNLAEVFLNKFKSDQPFLQAFVEKCLPPACRDWITTSDVLWKLTVRSANSAYATVATTFRTATVADVKEVVEKAKAYLLKKVDVDSIFNVQDASAVVHGCVDEKKLTKKRSQELLRSVKPYIYGYTPLYQSLEKAIELFETKATKFRNHKKLLFILSDGYPSDEDVSDPARKDRALSKLTTAGVTVVSCFITDFTQIEPKRLFSKMERDWDRGAKFLFSLSSKVLTQSLPRTIFLNQQWHIEIDNNETHLFLQVNHPDHLRDACKLARDFVCCKDTLSDVLSTIDLDIFHINQDLKGYEAKEEQIGATCYAHACATVLHLSMKRILGREGGHPSFQDLKYEIMGRFGTDGADPLQVLQKMCRDYRLQCREVDINDALKAVSSSQPVVASFWLTKDEMKTFQEFFDNETNRTSILTKNEIDIAARPANTPTEGHSVVLTSFDSESLRLLNSWGCQWADMGFFRVQNEDVLGLEFIEVYWEEDDLKEEEKAYFKKHGSTVARKLMKSYSSLKDAQYTCPVADCSKRSPVVEFTGTLTHVKCPKCGNEFSTKDAQEGNILALNIYLTSLSR; via the exons ATGGAATCATTGATAGGAATCCTGCTTGACGTCTCCGGGTCCATGAGTTGTAGCATTGGAAAGGGTACTGATGAAGAAGGAGGGCCATGGGCTCGTTCCATCTTTGAAGTTATTGACAACCTCATCAAATACGATGTTTCTTCGAAAAACCATGTATTTGCAATAGGCTTTGGGGCTAGCTGTGGTGAGGAAGTATTTGATATCATAGGAACTCTGAAACAGATTCCAAATCAAGATAATGCTGTTCAAGCGCCTGCCACACCTGATCACATAAACGAGATTTTCTGTGAATTAGATGGGGCCGGCGCACGTTCAGTCCGCAAATGGGCGGCGGTAGAGGTCGTCAGCGAAGCATTAACGGATAATTTGGCTGAAGTGTTTCtaaacaaatttaaatctgACCAGCCTTTTCTTCAGGCGTTCGTTGAAAAGTGTTTGCCACCTGCTTGTCGTGACTG GATCACCACTTCAGATGTATTATGGAAACTGACAGTAAGATCAGCGAATAGTGCGTATGCGACGGTGGCGACCACTTTTAGGACGGCTACAGTAGCAGACGTCAAAGAAGTAGTGGAAAAGGCCAAAGCCTATTTGCTCAAAAAAGTAGATGTTGATTCCATTTTCAATGTTCAAGATGCCTCAGCCGTTGTGCATGGATGCGTCGATGAAAAGAAGCTCACTAAAAAAAGGAGTCAAGAATTACTGCGCAGCGTCAAGCCCTACATTTACGGCTATACGCCTTTGTACCAGTCACTTGAGAAGGCAATAGagctttttgaaacaaaagccaCTAAATTTCGTAATCACAAAAAGCTGCTGTTTATCCTGTCAGACGGATACCCTTCAGATGAAGACGTTTCTGATCCTGCAAGAAAAGATCGCGCTCTCTCAAAATTGACCACAGCAGGTGTGACAGTAGTGAGCTGCTTTATCACTGACTTCACACAGATTGAACCCAAACGGCTGTTCAGCAAGATGGAACGTGACTGGGATCGGGGAGCAAAGTTCCTGTTTTCACTGAGCTCAAAAGTCTTAACGCAATCGCTACCACGTACAATTTTCCTCAATCAGCAATGGCACATCGAAATCGACAACAACGAAACACACTTGTTCTTGCAGGTCAATCATCCAGACCACTTGCGAGACGCATGCAAGTTAGCTCGAGATTTCGTCTGTTGTAAAGATACTTTATCAGATGTGCTTTCAACCATAGATCTAGATATATTTCATATCAACCAAGATTTAAAGGGCTACGAGGCAAAAGAAGAGCAAATAGGGGCCACATGCTATGCGCATGCTTGTGCTACGGTACTTCATTTGTCCATGAAACGAATTCTTGGTCGCGAAGGGGGCCATCCATCTTTTCAGGATCTAAAATACGAAATTATGGGCCGTTTTGGAACTGACGGTGCCGATCCCCTTCAAGTTCTACAGAAGATGTGCCGGGATTACCGTTTGCAATGCAGAGAAGTTGACATCAACGATGCCTTAAAAGCAGTTTCTTCAAGCCAGCCAGTGGTGGCAAGTTTTTGGCTGACAAAAGATGAAATGAAAACCTTTCAAGAATTCTTTGACAATGAAACTAACCGAACAAGTATATTGACAAAGAATGAGATCGACATAGCAGCCCGGCCTGCAAATACCCCTACCGAGGGCCATTCAGTTGTGTTAACCAGTTTCGACAGCGAAAGTTTACGACTGCTGAATTCTTGGGGATGTCAATGGGCGGACATGGGATTTTTCAGAGTGCAGAATGAGGACGTCCTTGGATTGGAATTCATCGAAGTTTACTGGGAAGAAGACGatttgaaagaagaagaaaaggcctatttcaaaaaacaTGGATCCACCGTTGCCAGAAAACTAATGAAGTCGTATTCAAGCCTAAAGGATGCTCAATACACGTGCCCCGTGGCCGACTGCAGCAAGAGATCGCCAGTGGTGGAGTTTACCGGAACTTTGACACACGTAAAATGTCCCAAATGTGGCAATGAGTTTTCTACAAAGGATGCCCAGGAAGGCAACATTTTGGCTCTTAATATTTATCTTACTTCTTTAAGCAGATGA